The sequence TAATAAAAAAAATAAAACAGAAAAGATTCTTCATCTTCTTATGCTTTACTTGACTTCGTAAAGAAGAAGAGTGCATAATGACTACAAGGTGTCATTCTGACGAGCAAACGTAGTGAGTGAGGAAGAAACTCATCCTTTGCCTTTGGGTGGAGTTGTAAGGAAGGGTAGTTTCCCTCCTCAATTAATAATCCCTTATTAATCAGGGCACTATTTTAATATCGAAGGGGTTAAAAGACCCCCTTCGAACTTCCCCCTATAATTTCAAACGAAGTAAGGAATCTCTACTTTTATTCTTTTTTGTGTTTTCTTTAGTAGCCTTGAGGGGGTGTCCCCCTCAAATATGAGATCCTTCGTCGCTATCGCTCCTCAGGATGACAGGGAAAAGGGAATCAGGATAACAGTATGGGAGTCATTCTGACGAGGCGACTTTTGCCGAGGAAGAATCTTGCAGTTTATCCTATGTTGTCATTCTGACGAGCAAACGTAGTGAGTGAGGAAGAATCTCATCCTTTGCCTTTGGGTGGAGTTTTGAGGAGGGGTAGTTTCCCTCCTCAATTAATAATCCCTTATTAATCAGGGCACTATTCGGACAAAATGGATATTGAAATTGTGAAAGTAGAATATGAGGACTGTCGTAATCCCTTATTAATCAGGGCACTATTCGGACTTGGGAATACGATGGAGATATATTGAACGATCTAGAAAGTCGTAATCCCTTATTAATCAGGGCACTATTCGGACAATAAAAGATGAAGGTGAAAATACAAACTATTGAAGAGGGTCGTAATCCCTTATTAATCAGGGCACTATTCGGACCCCGTGAGGGGGTACAAATAACCGCCCCCCTACTTAAGGTCGTAATCCCTTATTAATCAGGGCACTATTCGGACTTGAGGAAGAAATGTGAACTTTCGCAACACGCTACGAAAGTCGTAATCCCTTATTAATCAGGGCACTATTCGGACCAATTGCGTAAACCAAATCTGATGTTCCCATCTTTGTCGTAATCCCTTATTAATCAGGGCACTATTCGGACAAAGGAAAGGAGGTGAAAATATGGTCGAAACAATAATGTCGTAATCCCTTATTAATCAGGGCACTATTCGGACCGACTATTTAAGGATCTATAAGTATCAATTCCTCCAATTCCTAGTCGTAATCCCTTATTAATCAGGGCACTATTCGGACCGCTGCTTCTAGAAAGCAGTGAAGAAAAGCTTGGTATTACAGTCGTAATCCCTTATTAATCAGGGCACTATTCGGACCACCTCTTCCGAGGTGGTTTCGATAATCGGACACCCGTCGTAATCCCTTATTAATCAGGGCACTATTCGGACGTGATTATCACTTCAATCATAAAGATTCTAGGAACATTAGGTCGTAATCCCTTATTAATCAGGGCACTATTCGGACTTAACAAGTTTGTTTTTTAAAAATCCTGGAGAAAAAAGTCGTAATCCCTTATTAATCAGGGCACTATTAGGACTATCGCTTGATTTTAATCTCATTTTGGATAATAAAGAGTCGTAATCCCTTATTAATCAGGGCACTATTAGGACAAATTTAAAGGAAGGGAGGTGAAAATATATGGTTGAAGTGGTCGTAATCCCTTATTAATCAGGGCACTATTAGGACAGGGTGGTTTACGAGGCTAATTGTAATCAGCACTTTTTTGCCCTTATTTCGCAAATTTTACAAATTTTTCAGTTGTCAAGGTTTATTTTACATCAATTTTTTAGCATCAGCACAAAGAAGCCTCTTTGCATATATATTATATGCACTTCGCAAAATTAACATACATCAAAAAGCTATCTAACACTGAACTAAAATAATCTTTTTACACTTAATACTATATATATTATACCAAATTCTAAATTTTGCGAAAATGTTTTTTTTTAAATTTATACTTTTTCAATTGCAAAGTGTTTTTAAAATATTCTTTTAACGTAATTATTTACTTATTGTTATAATCCCTTGTTTATTTAAGAACTACTACGGCAAATTATTTATTATTCAAGTGTATAAAATAGCAGCTATATTTAATAGAATATACATAATAGTTTTCTTTTGAATATTTCAATTATAAGGATAAACTAAAACAAAATAATGTTAGAGTTTAAGAAAAGAAGATTCTTTGCTAACACACTTGCTTACGCAAGGAAAATGTTGTAGAATGACCCAAGAGGACTTTGTCTTGTAAGAATTACCCCCTACCACTCCGTCATTAGAAGCACATTTACTTTGCTATAGACTTGTCTTATAATAAAAAACCCAGTATGCCTTACTACAAAGGGTATTTAATTAAGTTCTCTTTGGTTGTGCGCTAATTTATTAAATCTATGGTAAAATTAAAGAATGAAAGTATACGTTGGTATTAGCGGTGGCATAGATAGTAGTGTTGCTGCATATCTTCTTAAAAAAGAAGGGTTTGATGTTATAGGAGTTTTCTTTAAATTAGAAAAAGAAAGCAACCTATCACGCTGTTGTGATATTACTAACGCCCACTTTATTGCGCATAAATTAAAAATCTCTTTTGTTGAGATAGATGTTTCAAGAGAATTTGAAAATTTCGTAAAAGACTACTTTTGGGATACCCTGAAATTAGGTTTCACACCAAATCCATGCGTTATCTGTAATGAAAAAATAAAATTTGGCATAGGTTTTGAGTATGCAAAAAAACATTTTGGAGACGGTTTATTTGCAACAGGACACTATGCAATTATAGAGGATAAGCATCTTAAAAAAGGCATTGACCCAATTAAAGACCAATCGTATATGTTATGGAGGCTAAAAAAAGACGACCTAAATAGATACATTTTCCCTCTCGGGCGTTTTTTAAAAACACAAGTTAAAGAAATTGCCTTTGGTTTAGGCTTAAAAAGTCCAAAAGAGAGCGAAGACCTTTGCTTTATAAAAGGAGATATAAGGGAGTTTATAAAGGAGCATTTGAAAGAAAAAACTGGAAAAATTATAGACAAGTTCGGCACAATACTTGGATATCACAAAGGCTATTACTTTTATACTGTTGGGGAGAGACGTGGCCTTGGTATTTCATACAAAGAGCCTTTATATGTAGTAGATACTGATCCTATAAACAATCTTGTAGTGGTTTCAACGAAAAAAGACTGTTATTTTACTGGGGCAAAACTTACGGATGTAAATATTCTTGAGGAAGTTTCTTTAGATGAAATTTACGAAGCAAAAATACGGTATCAAACAAAACCTGCAAAATGTAGAATTACAAAAGTAAACGATGAATATACTGTAGAGTTTCTTGAAAAACAATTTGCAATTACAAAAGGACAGAGTTGTGTTATCTATAATGGCGATACAGTAGTCATGGGTGGTATTATTAAAGAGGCTATTTTGTAAAATATAATTAGGAGGTAAAAATGAAAATAGCACCAAGGGAACTAATTTGGAAAGATTTTAGAAAGCTTCAAAAGGAACACGATTTGCTAACTTCTCCTGAAGTTGAAGACTTACTTTTTATGCAGACTATTGAGGGGCATGCACACAACGGCCACGGAGAATTCGATAGCAAAAAATTTGTTGATACAACAATTGATGATATCGTCATTGCTCTTGGAAGAGACGCTTTTATTGTCCGATCTTCAAGGCAACTTATCATAGATGAAATCTACGAATTTGCAAGAAGTGTAATGAAAAAAGATATAAGAAGATTCCTTGTAAATAGAGTTGGTGAGCCACTTATGAGAGTGCCACTCTTTCTTGAATTAGAAATTGATCCTGAGGATGTTTTAAGAGGACTTTACCTTGGCGGATTTATGGATGATTTTGAAACAAGAAAACTTGCAAATCAAAAGTTTAATATTAACATGGGTGGAGGAAAGCCTTACCTTATCGATATTAATGTAATGGAAAAGATGAACCTTGATGGAGAAATGCTTGCTCATGGCGACCACGAAGACAAATTAGAAGAATACAGAGAAAAAGGCCTCATTATTGATCCAACGAATGTTGATTTTTTGAAACATACCTATATTAGGTTCCAATACATTAGACACAAAAAGGGGCTTGGTGTTTCAGATGATCTTGCCATGCTTGTTGCAGGAAAATTGTATAGCAAAAGCGCTGCTTTAGGTGTTTATCTTGCAGATGCAATCGATACCCTTGATAAATTCTCACTCCGTTTCTTTGAGCAAGATGAAAACCTTGCCGAAGAAATTGAAAAGAACTTTAAAAATCTTAAACTCACAAAAGATGACGTTTTAAATTTCATTAGGCTTATTGCAATTCCAGAAGGAAAAGAGGAAGAAATACCAGACTCATCCCAGAGATACTTCCTTGAAATAAACAGAGAATACGGAATTTCAACTCTTGAATCCCATTTAAAATACCTTGAAAACGTCCCATACCCTGAGTTTAAAATAGCATTTGAAAGAGTTAGTAATGTAACCCTTTATAACTATGTAGACAAATTATTGGAGTAAAACTTGGGACTTAATAAAGTTTTAGGACAAGAAAAAGCAATAATGTATTTAAGGAAGTTGCTTGAGACAAATAATATTCCCTCAACACTTCTTTTTGTAGGCAATAGGGGTGTAGGTAAGTTTTTTACTGCTTTACAATTTGCAAAAGCACTTAACTGTAAAGTTGAGCCTCTAAACGGGTGTGATAGTTGCAAATCTTGTGTTGCAATCGAAAATAACGTAAGTCCAAATGTAAAAATCATAAAGGACTCACCATTAGGAATTGAAAGCATAAGAGATGTTATTAACTCTTCTTATATGCCAATAAATGGATATAGTGTGAACATTTTTGTCGATGTTGATAGCGCAACAAAAGAGGCCTTTAATAGTATGTTAAAATACCTTGAAGAACCACCTCCAAAGACACTCAACATCCTCATAGCAGAGAAAGAAGAAGCAATTCCTGAAACTATAATTTCAAGATCTTCTATTGTAAGGTTTTCTAAGTTAAGGCGTGAAGTTATTGAAAGAATATTGTCTTCGGATCTTGAAGAAACGGAAGCAAAAAATTTATCTTATGTCCTTAATGGCTCTCTTGAAAATTTAGAGAAATTTAAAAATAGTGAAAATTTTAAAAAAAGAAAGCACCTCATTATGTCATTTTTAAATCTTGTGAAGAAAAACGAAACCGTCCCCACATTTTTACTAAGGTTTAAAGACTATTACGGAGATATTGATAGAGTTACTGTAGAGGATTTTTTAAACGAGGCGATTGATCTTATGGAAGATATTTTATACATTGTCCTAAACAAAGAAACCGATTTTGTAAAAAATATTGATTTACTTGGTTTTATTGCTAATGAATTCTTAAACTTTGACATGAAGATTGTTTATGAAACTTACAAACTCATTGAAAATTCAAAAACAGCAATTTTGACAAATGCAAATCCGATGTATATAATATTAAAGTTGCTTTTTGATATAGAGTATTTATGAAAGGAAGTATTTGAATATGGAAGCAATAAAAGATGAAGTAATACTTACTGGTGTAATGCTAAGAAAAGAAATGAATACTTATTTTGTCCCTAAAGAAGGGTTGAGTTTGTCAATTGGAGATTTTGTAATCATAGAAAGAAATAACATATCAACTCTTGGAAAAGTTGTAAGACCCTTAGTCAAGATGGAAGCACAAAGATTTGATAAGTTAAAAGAACGCTTTGGGACAATGCGCCTTTTAAGAAAAGCTGACGAAAATGACTTTAAATACTTTAAAGATTTAGCTAAAAGAGAGGATAATGCCTTTAAAATCTGCAAGGAAAAAATAAAAACGCATAATTTGCCAATGCATCTTGTTGAAACAATATGGGATGAAAAAGAAAAAGAATTTGTCTTTTACTTTACGGCTTCTTCAAGGGTAGATTTTAGGGAACTGATAAAGGACCTCGTGCAAACTCTCAATTCCAAGATAAAACTCTGGCAGGTAGGTTCAAGAGATGCAATGAAATTTTTTGGTGGTATTGGCCCTTGTGGTTATCCTGTTTGCTGCACTAACTTCCTAAGAGATGTTGAAAGTATAGAGCTTGCCTATGCAAAAATGCAAAACCTTTCGATGAACACTTCAAAAATTACAGGACTATGCGGAAAATTGATGTGCTGCCTTAAATACGAGTTAAACAAAAACGAAACGGTAACTCCTGATAAAATTGAAATAATGGACGTAAAAGATGAGGAAGAATAAAATAAAAGTTGGATTAATTGGGACTTCTGAAAGACCAAATGAGCCTGTATTAGCCTTGGTTAAAGAAATCGCATACAAATTTGGATACCTCACAGCAAAAGAAGGCTTCATACTTTTTACAGGTGGCCGTGATGGAGTAATGGAAGCTGCTTGTCATGGCAATTTTGATGGAAATGGCATTAACGTGGGTATTTTGCCAGGATTTGACTTAACTCAAGCAAATGATTTTGTAACAATTCCAATTTTAACAGGACTTCCTATGGATATGCGCTCACTTATTATGATTCATGCTGTTGATGTTGTTGTTATGATAGGTGGTAAAATTGGCACACTGCTTGAACTCGTTTCAACATACCAAAACGGAAAACCCGCAATTGTTATTAAAGGTAGTGGAGATTTTTCTGACTCAGTTGATAGAATTCTCATTGATGGCATACACTTTGATTCAAGAAAAAACGCCCCCTTATATTTTGTTAAAACTCCCGAAGAAGCCATTGAGAAGATCAAAACAATTTTCAAAATATGATCCCAGAAATCCTCAAAATTAAGGGATTTTTAAGTTATAACGAGGAACAAACTCTTGACTTTAGAAAATTCAATTTGGCGGTAATTTCTGGCGATAACGGACATGGAAAATCATCCATACTTGATGCAATTGTCTTTGCCCTTTTTGGAGTTGCAAGAAGCTTGAAAAGTGATTTGAAAAGTGTTGTAAACAGAAATGCAGACGAACTTAAAATTGAGCTAATCTTTAAAGAGAAGGAAAACATTTATCGCATAAGAAGGAAAATCGGTAAGGAAGGTAAATCTCAGGTTATTCTTGAACAATTTGACCCAGTTAACGAAAGTTTTAAAAATATTAGCGAAAATACCATAAGAGAAACAGACAAAAAAATTGAAAATATTATAAATTTTACCTATGATGCGTTTATTACATCTTCTTTTATCCTCCAAGGTCAGGCAGATTATTTTACATCAAAAACTCCATCTGAAAAGGTAGAAGTGCTAAGAGAACTAATTAATCTTGGCATTTTTGAAAAAGCAAAGAATGTAGCAAAGGAAAGAAGAAAAAACATTGAAGGAAGAGTAGAAGAGATAAAAAACAAGATTAAAGACCTTGAAGAGCACATAAAAAAAGAGGTTGAATTTACAAGTGAACTTAGCAAAATCCAAAGGGAATTGGAAGCGAATTTGTTAAAAGAAAAAGTCGCAAAAGAGCAAATCGGTAGCTTACAAAAACGTTTACAGGAAAAAGAAAAGTTAAAGACTTACATTGAAGGGCTAAATAGAAACATAGAAGAAACATTAACACAACACAGAAAAAAAGAAGAAGAACTCAATGATATTAATAAAAACATAGAGGAATACGACAAAATTCTTCAAGAAAAAGAATCTATAGTAGAAAATTTTGAAAAATTAAAAAAAATTAGAGAAGAGAAAAACATCCTTTCAATAAAGGAAAAGGAGTTTATAAAGCTTACTTCAAATCAAAAGAATATCGAAAGGATTATTGAAGATAAAAATCAACATCTAATAGATAAGATTGAATCGCTTAGTAAAAAGATAAAAGATACAATTAAAAAGAAGGATACAAATGTAAGCGAAAAAGAAGATATTAAAAAGCATTTAAGTGAATTTGAAAGCATCAAAGTGAAACTTGAAGATAATTTAAAAACTTCAACTGAATTACTCAACAAAAAATTAACCGAGTTAGCTTTGCTTAAGGATAGAATTGCTTCTTTAAGAGTTTTAAAAGTTTTGTTTGAGCAGTATCTAAAGGAAGAACAACAGCGTAAAAACAAAGAAAAAGAGGTTAAAAATATCGATAACGATATCCATGATACTACAAAACAAGTTGAAAAATTAAATAAAAGTATTGAAGATTTAGAGAATATTCTTTTAAATGAGGAACCTTTATTAAAGACGAAAAAGGATAATGAACAAGAAATTGCAAAAGTTAAAGAAAATATAAGAATTGAACAAGATAAAATTGACATCATTAGAAGGTCATCTCAACCTGTCTGCCCTGTTTGTGGGCGGGAACTTAACGAAGAACACAAGCACAAAATAGAAGAAGACACTTTTAAGACAATTACGCATCTTAAAGAAAGGCTTGTGTTGGTTGAGGAAGCGCTTAAAGATAGCAAAAAGAAGTTTGAAGATATTGAAAAAAGTAAGATTGAACTAAACAAGAAAAGAATTGAAAAAGAAAGATTAATTGAACGAATTGAAAGTTTAAAAAATAAGAAAAGGGAAGAAGAATTTGAACTAACACAAACTAATTTAAATATAGAAAGCCTTGAAAATAAAATAGGTAATATTGAGGAATTACAAAAAGTAAAGATAGAAAACCTTGAAAAAGAGTTAAGTGAATTGCAAAAAGAAATAGAAAACCTTAATAACACCGTTCAAGCAACAAGGGAAAAACTTAATGAATTAGATAGAAACATTTTAGTTGATAAAACAAATTTGAAGAACATAGAAGAAAACTTTCTAACACTTCAAAAGACTTTAGAAGAAGATCAAAAAGAATACGAAAATTTAGGAGGTATCCTTAAAAATAAAACACACATCTCAAATGAATTAGAGCAACTATATAAAGTAAAAAATGAAATAGAAGTTTTGGGTTTTGATGAAAAATATTTTATTGAGTTGACTAAAAAAGAAAGTGAACTAAAAGTTTTTGAAGATAAATTTAGTAAACTCATCACAGCAGAAGCTACTCTAAAAGAATTAAAAAATACAAGGGAAAAACTTCTAATTGAATTAGAAGATATAAAAAGAAAATTTGAATCAATTAAAAATGAAATAGTTAAGAATAATGAAGTTTTAAAAAACTTTGAATCGGTTGAAAATAAACTCCTTGAAGCACAAAAGGAAGAAACAGAAATTCAAAAAGAAATTTTAGAACTTTCTAATAAAAAGGCAGTTTACGAAAGGGAAATAAGCGAGATTAAGCAATCAAAAAATACTTTGCAAACTTTGGAGCAACAACTTTCTTTAGAAAGTGAGAGGATAACTGTTTTAAGTAAGATTGAGGAAATTTTTGGCAGAAATGGAATACAAATAACTATCTTAAGACAGTTTTTAACAGTCCTTGAGGATGAGGTAAATAGGTTTCTTTTAAAATTAACAGATGGGCGTATGCATATACAATTCAAGACAATTACAGTCGATACAACACATTCAGAAAAGCCAACTCTTGAGATTTACGTTTATGAAGGTGGTTCGGAAAGAAGGTATGAACTTTTATCTGGTGGTGAACAATTCAGAATAAATTTTGCCTTACGTCTTGGGATAGCAAGGTTCATTTCAAAACTGAGATCTGCACCAATCGAAATGCTTGTAATAGATGAAGGTTTTGGTAGCCAAGACGAAAGGGGAAGAAATAACATAATTCAGGAAATTAATTCAATAAGAGATGATTTTAAGAAAATTCTTTTAGTAAGTCATCTTCCTGAAATAAAAGATAATTTTGCTTACGAGATTAAAGTCACAAAAGATGTAAACGGCTCAAGAATTATCCAAGACTAAACTTACCAAATCTAACCTTTTACTGCTCCAAGAGTTAAGCCAGAGACTAT is a genomic window of Caldisericaceae bacterium containing:
- the mnmA gene encoding tRNA 2-thiouridine(34) synthase MnmA, with product MKVYVGISGGIDSSVAAYLLKKEGFDVIGVFFKLEKESNLSRCCDITNAHFIAHKLKISFVEIDVSREFENFVKDYFWDTLKLGFTPNPCVICNEKIKFGIGFEYAKKHFGDGLFATGHYAIIEDKHLKKGIDPIKDQSYMLWRLKKDDLNRYIFPLGRFLKTQVKEIAFGLGLKSPKESEDLCFIKGDIREFIKEHLKEKTGKIIDKFGTILGYHKGYYFYTVGERRGLGISYKEPLYVVDTDPINNLVVVSTKKDCYFTGAKLTDVNILEEVSLDEIYEAKIRYQTKPAKCRITKVNDEYTVEFLEKQFAITKGQSCVIYNGDTVVMGGIIKEAIL
- a CDS encoding TIGR00725 family protein, with amino-acid sequence MRKNKIKVGLIGTSERPNEPVLALVKEIAYKFGYLTAKEGFILFTGGRDGVMEAACHGNFDGNGINVGILPGFDLTQANDFVTIPILTGLPMDMRSLIMIHAVDVVVMIGGKIGTLLELVSTYQNGKPAIVIKGSGDFSDSVDRILIDGIHFDSRKNAPLYFVKTPEEAIEKIKTIFKI
- a CDS encoding SMC family ATPase, which encodes MIPEILKIKGFLSYNEEQTLDFRKFNLAVISGDNGHGKSSILDAIVFALFGVARSLKSDLKSVVNRNADELKIELIFKEKENIYRIRRKIGKEGKSQVILEQFDPVNESFKNISENTIRETDKKIENIINFTYDAFITSSFILQGQADYFTSKTPSEKVEVLRELINLGIFEKAKNVAKERRKNIEGRVEEIKNKIKDLEEHIKKEVEFTSELSKIQRELEANLLKEKVAKEQIGSLQKRLQEKEKLKTYIEGLNRNIEETLTQHRKKEEELNDINKNIEEYDKILQEKESIVENFEKLKKIREEKNILSIKEKEFIKLTSNQKNIERIIEDKNQHLIDKIESLSKKIKDTIKKKDTNVSEKEDIKKHLSEFESIKVKLEDNLKTSTELLNKKLTELALLKDRIASLRVLKVLFEQYLKEEQQRKNKEKEVKNIDNDIHDTTKQVEKLNKSIEDLENILLNEEPLLKTKKDNEQEIAKVKENIRIEQDKIDIIRRSSQPVCPVCGRELNEEHKHKIEEDTFKTITHLKERLVLVEEALKDSKKKFEDIEKSKIELNKKRIEKERLIERIESLKNKKREEEFELTQTNLNIESLENKIGNIEELQKVKIENLEKELSELQKEIENLNNTVQATREKLNELDRNILVDKTNLKNIEENFLTLQKTLEEDQKEYENLGGILKNKTHISNELEQLYKVKNEIEVLGFDEKYFIELTKKESELKVFEDKFSKLITAEATLKELKNTREKLLIELEDIKRKFESIKNEIVKNNEVLKNFESVENKLLEAQKEETEIQKEILELSNKKAVYEREISEIKQSKNTLQTLEQQLSLESERITVLSKIEEIFGRNGIQITILRQFLTVLEDEVNRFLLKLTDGRMHIQFKTITVDTTHSEKPTLEIYVYEGGSERRYELLSGGEQFRINFALRLGIARFISKLRSAPIEMLVIDEGFGSQDERGRNNIIQEINSIRDDFKKILLVSHLPEIKDNFAYEIKVTKDVNGSRIIQD